Proteins from a single region of Hordeum vulgare subsp. vulgare chromosome 6H, MorexV3_pseudomolecules_assembly, whole genome shotgun sequence:
- the LOC123402833 gene encoding transcription factor IBH1-like 1, producing MQGSMQFKRALLKSLLLGLRERGVASREMGFLERKRAIRRAADAALASARGADATRWSQALETQRRPSTSKRILRRCHRPRPRKAGMAARSWASAGVLARAMVRKRTQVLKGIVPGVETVDDECTLLGEAIDYAVCLKAQVDVMQLLLRVLQAPKQ from the coding sequence ATGCAAGGCTCGATGCAGTTCAAGCGGGCGCTGCTCAAGAGCCTGCTCCTAGGGCTCCGGGAGCGTGGCGTCGCGTCGAGGGAGATGGGCTTCCTCGAGAGGAAGCGCGCCATCCGGCGCGCCGCCGACGCCGCCCTCGCCTCCGCCAGGGGCGCCGACGCGACGCGCTGGAGCCAGGCGCTGGAGACGCAACGTCGGCCGTCGACGAGCAAGAGGATCTTGAGGAGGTGCCACCGGCCGAGGCCGAGGAAGGCCGGCATGGCGGCGAGGTCTTGGGCCTCGGCCGGCGTCCTCGCGAGGGCCATGGTGAGGAAGAGGACGCAGGTGTTGAAAGGGATCGTCCCCGGAGTGGAGACGGTGGACGACGAGTGCACGCTGCTGGGTGAAGCCATTGACTATGCAGTGTGCCTCAAGGCTCAGGTCGATGTAATGCAGCTTCTGTTGAGGGTTCTTCAAGCTCCAAAACAATAG